Part of the Desulforegula conservatrix Mb1Pa genome is shown below.
AAATGAGTTTAGTGGAAACGAAGTTAAAGATTTGGGAGTTGTTGGAAGCTAAATGGTAAGAAGTTTTGTAAGTCAAGTGGTTTGCCTTTCGCGGTCTGTGTAAATTTTTTTAAGCGAGTATAGTGAACACGGTTTACAAAAGCAAGCCAAAATCGCAACTTTGATCTGAACATTAAAAACATTCTGCTGCAAGGGATCGCAACCTGGAGCAAGAAAGAAAAAAGGGGGCTCTCGGAAAACAAAATGGGAAGTGTTACGAAGGTGGGATTTTTTTAGCGGGTTAAGTAAACGAAGTTCAGCGGCAAAATCGAAATTCAGAAAGATATGTCGGGTAAGTCGGATTAGAGCGTTCTTTGCTCGTAATCCGACGCAAAACGACAAAAATAAAGCAACAAAAAAACTAAAACAGGTTTTACACACTACCAAGAAAAGCCACACCGCAGGTGACTGCGGGCCGGAAAGCCAACGAATCCGCTCTGGGGAGCGCGGATGGTCGGGTTACCTCAGGTAAGATTTAACACACATACATATAAATCTTATTTGGAGGAATCATGAAAAAGTTTTTAGCAGGTATCGCAGCGGCAGCCATCATTACTATTCCTATGACTTCTTTTGCTCTTGAATCAATGAGCAAGGGCGCACTCAAGAAAGCAACTGGTCAGGCTGGCGTTAGCATAGCGCTTGATAACGTAGTTATCGTTCAGAAATCAATGCCTACAACAACATATTGGGATGTTGACGGTACTTCATCGGCTTATGGTACAGCTGGACAAGTAACAAGCGCTGGTTTAAAAATCGCATATACCGCAGCTGCTGAAAAGATGATAGTGCTTGATGGTATACTTGATAACTCAAAGTATGGCGCTGCGCTGATGGCAGCAAAGTTTGGAATTGGTGCCGCTACTGCGACTGAATACGGAATAGCAGCTGTTGGTATTGCCGCTGCAGGAGCAGTTACTGATCCAAGTAACGGCGATATTCCAAATGCAGGTGATAAGGTTCTGCCTACTGGCACTAATGCACACGGCGACACCATTGTTACAGCACCTGCTGGCTATTATTTGACAGGTATATCTCCTCTTTCAATCGACGTTGGTACCTGCCAGTCACTTACTGCTGGTCTTCAGTATAACCTTAATTCAACTGCTCTTGATGTAGCTGGTGTTGTAATTGGTCTTCCAACAATTGAGATTACAACTTTCCATTCAAATGACACCAAGATTATCAGCATAACAAGTGGTGCGCCTGCTGTTACCGCTAACTCTGGTGGAACCGTAGCGAACATAAGTAATGAAATAATTCGCATTGAGAAATCTGGTACTTCCCAGATGGCTATCCTTGGCGGACGTCTTGAAATCGCTCCACACTAATAAAGAGTTGACAGCTATAAGCTGAAAAATGATAAGCCCCCTGTCGCAAGAAAGGGGGCTTATCATATCATGCCTCAATACAGGGGAATATATGAAAACCTCACATGAAGTTAAAAAAATGACGAAAGGCTTTGTTTTATTGGGATTTATTCCATTTGCTTTTTCTGTTTTTTTTACTCCGTCTGTGGTTTTCTGCCTTGAAAAGATGGATAAAAAACAGCTCAAGGCTGAAACCGGTCAGGCCGGGCTTGATATTGGTATGGACAGCGTCGTGATTTATCACGGAAGGGACTCCGTACGTATAGCTAACCCTGAAAATCCTGAAAATAATTATGTGGGGTTCGAGAATATAAAAGGTCTGGGGGTTTTTGAAACCGGAGCCACGGATCTTGATAATGATGGTGTGGCAGGTAAGCTTACCGTTGATATAGGCACAGTAATAAATAATCCTGATGTTACCACTGATGACATTCCACTGGTTTTTTTGTCCTGCCCTGACTGGATGCAGAACATAGACGTACTTGTCGGAAATATAAACTGGTGCGGCAAAAGTATAGGGTCTGCTGAAATAAGAGGATTTTCACTTCCTTCCTGGCATGCATATATTGGTTCCTATGGAGGGGCCGGTATTGATTTTCAGCTCGGCTTCAGGACAAAAATAGAAGAAATTAAATTTAATTATGGCGAAACAGGCGAGTCGTTTTCTGTTAGAAAATTACAGGCTGCAGGTTCTTTTGCCGAAGCCCCTGAGAGTGATCCTTCAACCTGGACGGCGTCTGGTGAATTCACGGTTGGTGATGCCCTTGCTGAAAATCCGTATCCAGCGTCGATGGATATTGGCATCCGTGATAATGGCGACGGAACCACAACTCCTATAATACAGATGCAGATGAATGCGAGCGGGTCAATCAGGGCTTCGGATATTAAATTCGGTTCCCAGAGTTTCGGCCAAATGGCCATAGACGGAATTAAGGTTCATAGTATGAAGATTGAAATGCCGGGTAGAGGCTTGGGCAATATACCATAATATCTGTAGGTGGGATTAGGACGCTTTTTGTCCGTAATCCGACCTGCGGAAAATTGCTTTTTGGTAGAGGCAATAGTAAACGTCTGATTACGAGCAAGGGATCGCTCTAATCCGACCCACAAGATGGAGAGCACACGGTGAAAAAAATATCTGAAATGAGTTTTTTCAAAAAGCTGGTTGTAGGATTGAATATCGCAGTGTTTATGCTTGGCTCTTCAATCTGCAACGCCGAACTTAAAGCTCTTACAAAAAATGAAATGAAATCAGAAACAGCTCAGGCTGGCCTTGCCTCTTTTTCAATGGACAATACAAATAACTCGATCAGAATGTTCACTGATATTCATCTTGAGACATGGACTGAAATTGATTCAATGAAAATAGGTTATTATGAAAGAGGCGGGGTTCCGGGCTGGGATCAGGACTGGTCAAAGCCCTCCGGTACTGGCCCAGGGGTACAGATCGGCACTGCCGTTTCCCCTATGCAGATGGACGGGTTTGTTTTCAAGGCGGATTTTCAGGATTTAGGTGTTGAAAAGCCCTCATTAAAGCGACTTGTTATTGGAACGAACAGGCTGAACGGCAGCATAACTGCAAATCTAAACAGTTTTACAGGCATATATAATTCAGCCTTAACTGATGCATCAGATCCTAATGCTGATAAGGCTCTGGTTCGTCAGAACCTTGGCGAGAAAACCTTTAATTTTGATTCCGGGGCAACGGAAGTTCAAGCCGAAAATAAAGGGTTTTTTATTGTAATTACACCTGAAGGCGAACATCCTGGAATTCAAATTGTTGCCGGATATAATGAAATAAATATCCCCAATAATGGGATTGGTGGCGGCGAGTGGTGGAACAAGCAATAGTTGAATGACATAAGAATTGATCTCAAGGCGTGTACTTATAAAGTGCGCGCCTTTTTTGTTTTGTTGGTATGTAACAGGGGAGAGCTCTAAAATCGCAATTTAATATTATTACTTGATAAAGAAATGTGATGATGGTTGAATTATGATGTTTAGATCTTTTTGCTGGAATGTCAATGTTCTTGAAATAAGGCATTTGCGTAGGTCGGATTAGGACGCACTTTGTCCGTAATCCGACATAAAGCTCATAACCCGACATGAATATGGGTAATGTATAATATTTGTAAGCAGTCAAGACTGGCCTGCCTTGGCGATGATAATGGTTGTTAAAGACAAAAAGTTCTGTTATACACAAAAAACTCTGTTTTCCCATGGAATGCTATTAACTGCTGGGCTGCTTTCTGCATATACCCCGGCTTCGCATTCATATTAAGGCGGTTGAATATTCTTTTGTTGGAAGACTTCTCCGCGATACATCTGATCTCTAATTTGGAAAATTCAAACCCATGCATGCACTCGCAGGTATACTTATTCTAATATGTCTGGCTTCATCATTTTATCCTGAGCGGGGAATTCCGGAAAAAAATTTTGATATGCGCACCGGATTCAGGGACGAGATTCATATGGTTCACGAAATCAGACCCCTTTCAGAGTTCAAATTCAGAAACATAGCGAAACAGCAGTACGACTTCAGCTGTGGTTCGGCTGCTCTTGCTACGATAATGAGATACCAGCTCGGTGAGAATCTTAATGAACATCAGGTTATCAAGGGACTGATGAAGTATGGTGACAAGGAACAGATAGCTCAGGCCCAGGCATTTTCCTTATATGATATGAAAGCCTTTTTAGAGGCTCTTGGATATAGTGGGGAAGGGTACAAGGCCGAGGTCAAAGACCTTATGAACAAGGAATACTGGCCCTGCATAGTACCAATAAAACTCTATGGTTATAAGCATTTTGTCGTAATAAAAGGTATTTACAAAGATCATGTTTTTATTGCAGATCCATGGACAGGTAACTCAAGCTTTCCTTTAAAGCAGTTTATAGAAGATATGTGGGATGACAATATTGTTTTTATCGTATCTGCCAAAGGTTCTAAAAAAACTAATCTGCTTAAACTACATGAGACAGATCTGAGATTTATAGACCGTGATACGACACGAACATTTATGATGGATAAATATGATCCAACCAAGGATTTTGACAGGCAGAGATCAGGAGATTCCAATGGCGGTTTGCAGAGATATAAAAGATAGTAGGTTGGATTAGGGATTTATGTTTTTCATAAATCCTGTAATCTGACGATGGGCAAATCGGCAGGGTGTCGGATTACGAGCAAAGAGTGCTCTAATCCGACCTACAATGATGTGAATGATTGAAAGCAGTATTAACATAAAATATATGTAACGGCGGTTGAAATGAGAAAATTTATCAATATTTTTTTAATTTGTTTTGTTTTGGTATTTTTTACAGCTTTTCCATGCGTTAAATTGTTTGCAGAGGATCAGACTGGTGGAGCAGCTCCTGTAAAAAGCATGCAGGAAAAAAAGAGCGAAGCCCAGCTTTATGAGATGCAGAAACGGCTTGATGCAATGGAAGCCGAGATGAGAAAGGTCAAGGAAGAAAGTGAAATCCGGGACTCTCTTAAGATGAGTGACGAGGAAAAATCCAAGGAAGGCGAAGAAATTCTTGACGCAGCTGGCGGTGATTATACTTTGAGAAGGCCTGGAAGACTTGGGTTGGAGTATAGTTTCGCATATAAGGTAAATACATACGATGCTCTTGCTGCTGCTGGTGTAATTGAACATACAAGCACTCATGAAATGACCCATTCGGCAAATATAGAATATCCGTTAAGACCTTATTTGACCGTAGCCATGGACGTTCCTTTTATTTATGAATTTGATAACGCAGATAAAACATCGACAACCGATGATGCTAAAAAGGACGTCAGCGATCTTGGAGACGTTGCCTTCAGCATGCAACTTCAGCCTTTTAAAGCTTCGGACGATTCAATATCTCCTATAATAAGCGCAAGCCTTGTTACCCCGACAGGAAGAAGCCCATACAAGATCGATCCTAACCGCGAGCTTTCAACTGGTTCAGGAACATATGCCGGAAATGTCGGGTTAAATATAAGCAAGGCCATGGACCCTCTTGTCGCTTTTGGCGGTGTCAGTTATACCCATACAATTCCTTCAACAGGATTGAACTTTAAGCCAGGTGGTACAGATGGAGAACAATTCAGGCATATTTATAAAGTTGAGCCTGGTGATTCATTTGGACTGAACATGGGGCTTGGTTATTCCCTTTCATACAAGGTGTCCTTAAGCTTATCAATGCAGTATTCATATAAATTAGACACCAATTATCACTGGAAAACAGGGGATGGCGATCAGGTGGTGACATCTGTTCAGACCGCCGAAGCCTCGCCTTTTGCGACAATGCTTATAGGAACTAGTTGGCGTCTCACCCAGAAAAGATCAATGCAGCTGACATTCGGAGTAGGTCTTCTTAATAATGACCCTGATCTTGTTTTCAAGGTGCGTTTGCCTTTTGAGATTGAGCTGTAAAATAATTCCCTTGCCCCCATTACAGGGGGATTATGTTTAAATGATGTGACCATAATCAACCTGGGATAATTTTCCGGCTATCTAAAGCTGGAAAGGAGTGACACTTCAGATGAATGCCATTTACAAGAATCCCCCTATCCAAAAGGGGGCAGGGGGGATTTTGAATCAAATCTTTGTCTTCTCTCGCTTTTCTTTTCTTTTCGTGGTTTTTTTATGCCTGTTTTCCCCTGAAAGATCATTTGCAGCATTTGCGGAAAATCCCTTTGTTGATGCAAAGGGTATAGGCCTTGCAAATAACTGCACTGCTATTCCGCCAGGCCATATGTCGGCCCATTATAATCCGGCAGGTCTTTCAAAAGTAGCAGAAGGAGCCATGTTCAGTAATGGTCTCGGAGTTCCTTTCATAACCCAGACCGGCCGTTTCAAGGCTGATGCTGACTGGAAAGGGCTTTTAAATGGTATGTGGGGGCCTGATGCGGAATATAACCCCAATGACCCAACTTCGGCCCATGGCGGCCGAGATCCCCTTGATGGGAAGAAAGGCACAAACGAATCTGCAAAAATGTACATACCTTTTGTCGGCCCAATAGATTTTGCATTAGCCCCTAATTTAGGGCTTTCAAACAGGGACCCGGGATCTAAATGGACATTTGCTTATACCAATTATGCTCCTTATGGAGGCGGGCTTAATCATAATGATAAAAATGACCCTTTGAGATACGGTGTCAAGAACCTTTATCTCCAGCATCTGATTTATGCGGGCCCTGTGGTCAGCTATAAAATTTCAGATGAACTCTCTTTTGGATTTATGGCAGGACTGGGCCAGACGGCTATGGGGCTGTCAATGGATGCCAGGACTCCTAATGAAATGGTTGCACTCACTCGTATGATAGGGGATGCTACGCGCGATTTGAATATTCCTGTCGTATCCCAGCAGACCCTTCCTCCTCCTTTTCTTGGCGGTGGTCTCGGGCCTTACGAGGACAATGTCAGCATTCAGTTTGATGTAAGAGACGATTTTTCGCCCAATTTTAACCTTGGTTTTCTATGGGAACCTAATAATTATTTTGGCGCCGGGTTAAACTACCAGAGTCAGATAACATCTGATATGACAGGTAAATATAAGATTGATTACAGTGAGCAGTGGCAGAGGCATGTAGACTGGAATGGAAGTACAAGCTATACATTGCAGACAGCGGGTATGCTTGATATCCCTTATATTGGCGTTCCTTACCAGTCTGGCACTGTAACTGGAAAACAGAAATTTCCGCAAAGAATAGATTTTGGGATAAAAGTATCTCCTATAAACAGACTAAGGCTTCTTACAGATCTTCACTGGTCTAACTGGGCTATAGATAAAAAAAACAAATTTGTTTTTGACCAGAGAATTCAGCTTTTAAGGGTCGCAAAACTCCTTGGCTATACAGGAGGCGACTATGCTCTCGTGGTTGACAGGAATATGAGGGATACCTGGCACTGGGGAGTTGGAATGGAATTTGACGTGTCAGAGAGGCTTACCCTTAGATGCGGGTATGAAAGAAGACCTACTTCCACTAATCCGGATTTAAGGGATGCAATTTATTTCCTGTCAGGAGATGTTGACTATTACGGCGCAGGCCTGACTTTTAAGGCTAAAAAAGGCATCACCCTTGACTTTGCAGTTGGATATCTCACTGATAATGGAGTGGAGGCTGTTAACAATAGCAGCAGCAATTTAAACTCGACTGACTTCACAAAAATTATAAGTCCATATGCAGGTCTTGATTACGAGCAGGACACAACCCTTATGTGTATCGCAGGAGGCATAACCATGCCTCTTGCTGTTCAGATGGAGCTTATCCATAATGATATACAGAAGGTTAAGAAATTGCTGTATATATTGAATCCTTTTAAATAATGATGGTTTAGCAATAATCCGGGAAATGACCTGTTCGTCATGCCGGACTTGATACGGCATTTTAGAGTTTTGAAGTATTTTCCGGGTTCCGCCTGAGCCGGAATGACAGGAATCAGGAGGAGAGGTTTCATTGTTATTCTTTTTATTGATAAATATCTGCTTGAATTGTAGTTTTCGTGTGTATAATCTGTAAAAAATGGTTGGCTATATAGTTAATGCCTTAAAATCATAAGCATATAAGGAGTGGCTTTGAAAAAAACGTTTTTTGTTTCTACAGTCGTTGTATCTTTGCTTTTATCATCATCATCTTTTGCGGGACTCAAGGAAAATGTAGTAACTCTCGCAAAACCTGAAGATAATACAAAGGTTTTCGGAATTACCCAGGATTACCCAAACTTCAGAAATGTTGCTTTTGCCGTTAAAAAAGACAACAAAATGTATGTTCAGATGAATGAAAAGATAAGCCCTGAATATGCAAACATAGCTGCCGGAACTCCAGTTATAGCACCTGAAACAGGAGTAATGGCTTATATCGCAAATGTTGAAGGCGGGGTTCAGGTATTTGTCGACAATAAGCCGGTTGGTTCCAAATTTAGTGCGGCAGATGGTTTTATTTTCTCACCGGAC
Proteins encoded:
- a CDS encoding DUF6160 family protein, with translation MKKFLAGIAAAAIITIPMTSFALESMSKGALKKATGQAGVSIALDNVVIVQKSMPTTTYWDVDGTSSAYGTAGQVTSAGLKIAYTAAAEKMIVLDGILDNSKYGAALMAAKFGIGAATATEYGIAAVGIAAAGAVTDPSNGDIPNAGDKVLPTGTNAHGDTIVTAPAGYYLTGISPLSIDVGTCQSLTAGLQYNLNSTALDVAGVVIGLPTIEITTFHSNDTKIISITSGAPAVTANSGGTVANISNEIIRIEKSGTSQMAILGGRLEIAPH
- a CDS encoding OmpP1/FadL family transporter gives rise to the protein MNQIFVFSRFSFLFVVFLCLFSPERSFAAFAENPFVDAKGIGLANNCTAIPPGHMSAHYNPAGLSKVAEGAMFSNGLGVPFITQTGRFKADADWKGLLNGMWGPDAEYNPNDPTSAHGGRDPLDGKKGTNESAKMYIPFVGPIDFALAPNLGLSNRDPGSKWTFAYTNYAPYGGGLNHNDKNDPLRYGVKNLYLQHLIYAGPVVSYKISDELSFGFMAGLGQTAMGLSMDARTPNEMVALTRMIGDATRDLNIPVVSQQTLPPPFLGGGLGPYEDNVSIQFDVRDDFSPNFNLGFLWEPNNYFGAGLNYQSQITSDMTGKYKIDYSEQWQRHVDWNGSTSYTLQTAGMLDIPYIGVPYQSGTVTGKQKFPQRIDFGIKVSPINRLRLLTDLHWSNWAIDKKNKFVFDQRIQLLRVAKLLGYTGGDYALVVDRNMRDTWHWGVGMEFDVSERLTLRCGYERRPTSTNPDLRDAIYFLSGDVDYYGAGLTFKAKKGITLDFAVGYLTDNGVEAVNNSSSNLNSTDFTKIISPYAGLDYEQDTTLMCIAGGITMPLAVQMELIHNDIQKVKKLLYILNPFK
- a CDS encoding C39 family peptidase, whose translation is MHALAGILILICLASSFYPERGIPEKNFDMRTGFRDEIHMVHEIRPLSEFKFRNIAKQQYDFSCGSAALATIMRYQLGENLNEHQVIKGLMKYGDKEQIAQAQAFSLYDMKAFLEALGYSGEGYKAEVKDLMNKEYWPCIVPIKLYGYKHFVVIKGIYKDHVFIADPWTGNSSFPLKQFIEDMWDDNIVFIVSAKGSKKTNLLKLHETDLRFIDRDTTRTFMMDKYDPTKDFDRQRSGDSNGGLQRYKR